From Brassica oleracea var. oleracea cultivar TO1000 chromosome C3, BOL, whole genome shotgun sequence, a single genomic window includes:
- the LOC106335797 gene encoding catalase-2 → MDPYKYRPASSYNSPFFTTNSGAPVWNNNSSMTVGPRGPILLEDYHLVEKLANFDRERIPERVVHARGASAKGFFEVTHDISNLTCADFLRAPGVQTPVIVRFSTVIHERGSPETLRDPRGFAVKFYTREGNFDLVGNNFPVFFIRDGMKFPDMVHALKPNPKSHIQENWRVLDFFSHHPESLNMFTFLFDDIGIPQDYRHMEGSGVNTYMLINKSGKAHYVKFHWKPTCGVKSLLEEDAVRVGGTNHSHATQDLYDSIAAGNYPEWKLFIQVIDPADEDKFDFDPLDVTKTWPENLLPLQPVGRMVLNKNIDNFFAENEQLAFCPAIIVPGIHYSDDKLLQTRVFSYADTQRHRLGPNYLQLPVNAPKCAHHNNHHEGFMNFMHRDEEVNYFPSRYDPVRHAEKYPTPPAVCSGKRERCVIEKENNFKEPGERYRSFTPERQERFIRRWIEALSDPRITHEIRSIWISYWSQADKTLGQKLASHLNVRPSI, encoded by the exons ATGGATCCTTACAAG TATCGGCCGGCGAGTTCTTACAACTCTCCATTCTTCACCACCAACTCTGGCGCTCCTGTATGGAACAACAACTCCTCCATGACCGTTGGACCCAGAG GTCCTATCCTTCTTGAGGATTACCATCTCGTCGAGAAGCTTGCCAACTTCGACAGGGAGCGTATTCCAGAACGTGTGGTTCACGCAAGAGGAGCCAGTGCAAAGGGTTTCTTTGAGGTCACGCATGATATATCTAACCTAACGTGTGCAGACTTCCTCAGAGCTCCAGGTGTACAGACACCGGTCATTGTCCGTTTCTCCACCGTTATCCATGAACGTGGAAGTCCCGAGACCTTGAGAGACCCTCGTGGCTTCGCAGTCAAGTTCTACACCAGAGAA GGGAACTTTGATCTTGTCGGAAACAACTTCCCTGTCTTCTTCATCCGCGACGGGATGAAGTTCCCTGACATGGTCCACGCGCTTAAACCAAACCCTAAATCTCACATTCAAGAAAACTGGAGAGTCCTTGACTTCTTCTCACACCACCCTGAGAGCTTGAACATGTTCACTTTCCTCTTTGATGACATCGGTATCCCGCAAGATTACAGACACATGGAAGGCTCAGGTGTCAACACCTACATGCTCATCAACAAATCCGGAAAAGCTCACTACGTGAAGTTCCACTGGAAACCCACGTGTGGAGTCAAGTCTCTTTTAGAAGAAGATGCAGTCCGTGTAGGAGGAACCAACCACAGTCACGCCACACAGGACTTGTATGACTCCATTGCTGCTGGAAACTACCCTGAGTGGAAGCTCTTTATCCAGGTCATTGATCCAGCTGACGAAGACAAGTTCGACTTTGACCCACTCGATGTCACCAAGACCTGGCCTGAGAATCTTTTGCCTCTCCAACCCGTTGGTCGTATGGTGTTGAACAAGAACATTGATAACTTCTTTGCGGAGAATGAGCAGCTTGCCTTTTGCCCTGCTATCATTGTTCCTGGGATACATTACTCGGACGACAAGCTGCTTCAGACGCGTGTCTTCTCTTATGCTGACACTCAGAGACACCGTCTTGGTCCGAACTACCTTCAGCTGCCAGTTAATGCACCCAAATGTGCTCATCACAACAATCACCATGAGGGGTTCATGAACTTCATGCACAGGGACGAGGAG GTAAACTACTTCCCATCGAGGTATGATCCTGTTCGTCATGCTGAGAAGTATCCAACTCCACCTGCTGTCTGCTCTGGGAAACGTGAGAGG TGTGTTATTGAGAAAGAGAACAACTTCAAGGAGCCTGGAGAGAGATACCGTTCCTTTACACCAGAGAG GCAAGAACGTTTCATCCGTAGATGGATTGAAGCCTTATCTGACCCCCGCATCACACATGAAATCCGCAGCATCTGGATCTCTTACTGGTCTCAG GCTGACAAAACTCTGGGACAGAAGCTTGCAAGCCATCTGAACGTGAGACCAAGCATCTAA